DNA sequence from the Pungitius pungitius chromosome 16, fPunPun2.1, whole genome shotgun sequence genome:
gtgttggtgtaagaggggggaggcgagggggTATTAGGACGGGCCCGGGCAACGGCAGTAGCCTCTCCTCCTCATTAACACAGCAGTGCACCTGTGATCACTCTGATATTCTCTTTGAGAGCATTAAGGTTCTCAGCGGGGGGGAGATTGTGGAGGGAGATGAGGGTTCGCCATTTTGATCCCGGTGAATTAGGCGTGGCACGTTTCGCCTCGTGTCTGGTTGATGCGACAAAAGGAGAGCGAGCGCACAAATAGTCCTTTGTTGTGGGACAGGCGCGGCGCGAAATGCTAATACGGACCcacaaaacaatttgaaaaaaagttcaaacaAATATGAACGCACACGTTTACAACAACGGATGCGTTTGATTTCACAgaggctgtgtgtctgtgtgtgtgtgtgtgtgggatagAGGCGTCGCTCCCAATCAACACTAAAGCTAATTGGTTAtgatatttatgtaaaaaaccCAGCCGACTCATCAGGCGAAATGCGAGGCTGCATCACAGAACCTTCCCACTAAATAGATTGAGCCTGTTTGCATAAATAATTGTGATTGTTGTGGACAAAGACCGGAGGAAAAAAATCCTCCATCTCGTCTTTGTAGACTTTCTTCCTGCTGTCACAGTGTAGTAACCAAGTGCACCTTTTTATTGGAAGtaataatgcaaaataaaagattGGATTGGTAGAACATTCTGAATGCAATGGTGGGAGATGGTTCACAGGTAATGACAGGATTGAAATAATCCACTTCGTCGTCAATAGTGCTGTCAGAGTTGTGAATCTGAGAACTTTCATCTAAATCTAAAAGTGCCAAAAAATGATACTGAATATGTCTGACGCTGCTTTGACTGTGACttcattcttctttctttctctctctttttttttttttttataacctaAAGTTGGCAGGTCTCGTGGCGTCTGGAGATTGAAGTGGAAGTAATTATCTCAAGCCGGCCCTGTCTGCTGGATGGTTGAGAGAAAGCTGATTTTGTTGGCACCTAGTTGGTGGAGCTCAAGGATTTTCAGCAGTGTGATGTGGTGACCACAGGGGCTGGGATAAGAAGGCCTTTGTTGGAGAGCGTGCTGTCGTCAGAGTTTTGATTGGAAAGGTCCTCTATTTATAGCGTTGGAATAACAGCAGAGGCCTCGTCTCCGGCCCATCTTACCGTAATGCCTCGTCTTTCACACTGTTTAATATTAGACCAAGACGCTATCACTTCCAGATTTCCATATTCTGTCTACCTCCAAAtgtcattcccccccccccccccccccctccagtgatGTGGGATCACTCGACATGTCAAACATTGTATTAATTACTGGTTCAAAAGATGTATATGATTTTGGTGTCTGCATTCGATAGGTCAGGACGCACTCCATACCTGTGGTTAGCATTCAGTCCAAACATACCAATCCATTtaggaaatgaaaggaaatccAATCATGTATCCTTGAATTGATATTTATGTTTGAAATGGAAACCAAACAGAATTAAACTAAGTGTTTCCCCGAGAGCTGCAGCGTTGTGGTCGGCGGTATTTCTGGATTGTTGTTGCCGGGTCAAGCTTTAGTTTCTGTGCTTGTGGCTGTAATTCAGGCACCAGCCAGAGGCTGCATACGGAGAAGGTTGCAATTGATATAGTTGAACTATTAGCAAAAGGATTTACGTCGTATTTCCTACATTTTTAGCTGGACGTTTTGATTTTCCGCCAACAAAAGGCTGCACGCCGGCTAATTGACATTTTAGGAAAACGTGTTAACATAGCTTCACttggttttttgttttgctgatagctgaaggaaccccccccccctggacgtAGACACAGTGTTTAGCCTACTGACCTTTTAATTAGCCATCCTGTGGCTGCGGAGCAACCTGCATGCCTGAGCCCAGCagctctggaggggggggggggggtggggggggtctatTGATGGGGAGTGGATGCAGAGGGACAAGCCACACTCACTGCCGAACATCAGATAcaagcatgaataaaacattcatgTTGCTCCTTTTAATGAAGTCTCACCCATCGGGGTGTGAGGATAAAAAATtaatgctgctgctgaggaagtTGCTAACCAGCGGGGGATGATTAGTAATTCTTTAAAAAGCCAGTGCACACTGTTTGCAGGTCTGAAGAAGCCATAAAACCAACGGAGAAATATTCCCAGGACAGTTAACAGAGTTCTTAAAATTTGCATAAAATTCagattacattttgtttacacatttaatttaaaggCTACATATGACTTTATAGAAAGAGGAAATTAAAGCATAGCACGGGGAAATAAAAGTCTAAATAAAAGGCATGTCTTTTTCAGTTTGCAGAGATTTGTTCTTTGCATTTAAAGTTGCCTAAAAGTAATTTACAATCTGATATAATTAAATAATGACTATTTCTGTAACTTGGCCAATAGGTGTACGGCTGGGTCATAATTACATATTGTTTTCTCCACTAACGTTTCATTCTAAAAGGATGCAATACTCCTATAGGTTTTTTAACCACACTGCAGTGCGCcaacatgaattaaaaaaataaaaattaaagtgTTGTGCAGGTCAGCGTCAGCCTCGTATGTCTCTGATGGTCTCGAGTGAGTTAGACACGAGTCCACCCCAGCAGTgtacttggggggggggggggatatacgCGACAGGTCCTGACCTGCAGCTGTGAGATGCTCTGCTGCGTGAaagcggagagggggggggggggggggtgccgatGCACAAAGGGTCGCGTTTGAGGCGATTTGCAGCACTTCCTTATCTCTATacgggaaaaaataaatccgGGAGGGGGGGCCCCTTAACGGCTACTGACTGTCACCCCTGGGAAAAGGCTGCTGGGAGATTTGTGCCAGATGCTGCCTCTGAAAGCCCGGACGAGGACAAGGAGCTCTCGTCTTTGATGTCGGGCTGTACGCCGCGTCCCCCAGGTGTTCCACACTACTCTGGAGTCGGGTATTGAGAAATCCCCCAGTCTGTCGTCGGCATTTTCATGCTAGACTTTTtacacctctcccccccccccgagggactCTGTGTCCACTCACAACTTTTGTTCGGAGAAGTCCTGAAAAGGTGTGAAGGGCTGCTCTCACATTTCCTCAAACGtggcttgaaaaaaaatatttttctctccCCAAAAGTACACGGGAAAAAGTATATGCTGCTAATACGATGCTTATGTTTCAATATGTAAACCTTTGTTACCACATTTTATTCCTCCGGAGACTTCAGCTTTACAACAAAGATAATTACACTGTTATCTGTTTAAAAATCTGCCTGACCTTGTTAAGTGGACCTGAGGGTTCGTATGTAACTTATTAACGGAGGTTCTGATGTCCTCAGAGGCCTTCAGTCTCATTTCATGGCCCACCAGGCGTGTGAGGGATTAGGGTGAGTAAAAGGGGCTTGGTTCTCTTGTGTCAGAGGTGATTTGGACTCCTTATCAGTGGTGGAGGAGCAGATCTACTGAGACTTTAAGCTGACAGCCTTAATCGAATGGGAAAGCCAATAATGGAGACCGCTGTAGTTAGCGTCTGAGGGTATTGTCTCTGTGTAAGGCAGATAATGAGCGACTGTATGCAAAAGCTGTCTGAAGTATCCTGCTCGTTATGTCTGTTATTGGCTGATTTGCATttgcttttctctccatttgCCTTGAATGGAAGGATAGGAaactaatttattcatttttagtcGCTTAATTCCCTCTGTATTCCCTCAAACATGCTGCGTCTTGAAATATGACTGAGTAACTGACATTTACCATCAATAGAAAGTACTAAAAGCACTGAAAACTTTCTATATTTCGTCATTATCGTTGTGTGCAGACATCAGCGTTTAAGCACAGGGCGAGTTTGGCTTTGAATAAACAAAGAGGATTTTGCAGAAAACAAATCTGCGTTCTTACCAAAAACCAAGTTGGCATTGGCACCTTAAAACGTATTACTTTGGCACAAGTTTGTAACAATCAAGAGCTGTCTCTGGTATGGTTTAATTGGTGACATAATTATGCTTGAGTTATGTGTCACGCTTGATTTTTGATAACGTCAGTGTCAGCTTGTTGGTAAACGTTGAAAGTCTTCTCtctccgtgccccccccccctacccccccgtGGCTCGTGCCTCCAACAGACCCGTCGTTTGAGGTCCTGCTGTCCGGTCGCAGGGCTGATCCTGTCAACACATGCAAATACTCTGGaggggtgtgttttttttattttttattctgaatGAATTAGCTCTGTATCATCCAGACACAGACTCCAGACAGCCACACATGTGTGCACCCACCCGCACCCACCCGCACGGGCAGCCGTTTTTGGTTGTCAGGGTCCATAGATCATGGGTCATGTGTACTTGTGCTTTAGTCCGTGCCGCATAAAGTCACAACAGGAGCAGATAAAAACTGGTCCCAGGTGGGCTTTGGAAGCCAAAtccccaacaaccccccccccccccccccgcgcagtgCTAATCGGATTAGCTGAAAAGTTAGCGGCGCGGCccccaaagagacacaacattttTTACAGTGACTTCTGTGACATGCTTTTCTCTCCGGCCTCCGTAATCTGCTTCTTGTCTCTGAGCCGTCCCTCGTCATCTCTGTCCCTGTAAACAACTTCAGTACGTGGTGAACTGTCCTCAACCTTTGGATCAAGGATGGAAACCTATCTTTTGGGTCGCCCGGTGGGTGgggcatgcatgcatgcatgcatgcatgtttgtgtgtgtgtgtctgagggggATTTGGTCCACCCAGGTGGGGGAACAATGGCATGCCCCGTTGTCTTAAAAGGAATGGTTGGCTGAGCATAggcggaggaagaaaaaaaaaagggggttgtGAAAATGATTGGTGCTGAAGTGGGGGGAGGAGACAGGGTGGTGATGGGGGAGCAGCCGGCTGAATGGGGGCAGCAGGGTGGTAACTGGACTCTTAAAGCTCTTTTCATGCTTGGTCTGTTTCAACCAACGCTGAGGACACTTAGGTCTAGCCCTgctaattgtttttcatttattttttaaaagaaatggccaaataattaaaaaaaaaactgatgaccctacttttttcttcttttttttcttcagttctcCAATGTCACCGGTTACACCAAAATTACAGCCTTTTTCCTCCCAAACACAGCTGCTGCGTGCGACCAACACTTGACCCACATAATCAGTCAACACAACACAGTTGCAGAAAATGTCTGAATTACTTTTCCTTATGAAGATGTAAGATTGTTTCGGTTCTGTTTTCACTAGAATTCCGTGATGGAAAGCAAATTTACTGCGAGTGTTGCACCTCATAGACCGCTCCACCTGAACGtgaaaatgtgaacattttgaATAACCAACATTTTAATCTGAACGTCACATGGTGCCAGCTGACAAtctgtgagggagagagggggaggggcagcATCCTTTACCATTTTGCACAAACTGCCCAACAGGATGCCAAAGCAAGTCTTATTTTCACGCTGTTgtgaactgccccccccccctcttacagCGGCCAAgtccgagaaaaaaaaaaaaactcttggcTCTTCCAGTCGTCAGCCCAGTGTCAAACTGGCCGGCCCTTCTCATGCCTGCATTCCCCCGGCGCTGCCCAGGGAACGGGTTTTCTGGCCAAGATGTGGTTTTTGTGGTTACAGTCAGCCAGGCAGAAGGGAGATGAAAATGATGCCATGTGGACAAGAagccttttcttctttgttctgCTAACATGGCAGAGTGGCTCCAGGTTGGCCCCGCGAAGACATTCCCTCGATTCTGTTCAGAATTACGTGAAGCCCGAGGGGTCCAAATTAGAATAAGACAACAGACACGGCGAAACGCCGTTTTTATGTTGagtttaatgctgtttttacGACTCGAATGGTCCATGAATAATATAGGAACCACGCCACAGCACCTGCAGTAAAGCGTGACGCTGATttatgtgcatgtctgtgtgttttttccagcGTGGGCCAAGGTGGAGCTGACTATGCATGAGGCCGTTGAGGTGTACGCGGGCGACTCGGCCCAGATCCCCTGCCAGTACAACTTCACCCATGCCGACAACGAGCCCAGCTTTGTCATGATCCAGTGGTTTGTGGTGAGCACCTGACACCGCATGTCCGTTACCATCCAACCGCCCATGTATGAATTATTTGATTTCATGGTCAGGGAGAATCTGACTTTTTATGTCCTGAATTATCAGTTGTCAAAACCAGGAGATGTGAGGATAAAATATGGCTGCAGTCATTTATTGATCGTGAAgtgttttatattcatttttcattgtctGGACCAATTACTCATGGTTCATTTTGACGGAGCAAGTAGGGTGACAAAACAGCCAGTGATTCTGATCAGATTCTTTTTGAATTGTCTTCCAAACAAAACTGTCCATAAAATCCATATCTGTGGAGTGACGCACATCCTCGTCCTTCATGGGCATCaaaagtcattatttattgATAAAAATGAGCAAGGTGCTTATATGAAAATCTAAGAACTATTGTGATGGCTCAGCATGACAAGATCTGGACCCAAATGGATGACTTGACTCTTAGACTCTTGCTAGATGGAAACAAACTAGATTTACTGGTCCAtagaggcagaggaggttgcTTCTCCAAGAGGGTTCAAAATCAGATCAACATCATttataaaattattttaaaagagttgattaaaacacatttcaacagtGACACCTGCAGGTCGAGCAAGAAAGTGGaggtggggtgggaggggggggggcatcatccTTTGGGCGGGACCTGATATAACAAGTGCCACAGAAACTCGAATTAGAGGACAACACCAAAATAATGCCAAAAACACAAAgcgtgacaaaaagaaaaaatgtcaggCTCTCGTGTCCTCCCGCAGAAAGCCGCGGGCAACAGCGCACGGACGCGGATCTTCTACGGCGACGGCAGTCAGCACATCGTAGACAACAACACCGACTACAGCGGCCGCGTGGCGGTGACCTCCGACCGGCGCGGAACCCGACTCGCCATCCAAGATGTCCAGCTGCGCGACGAGAGGGAATTCCTCTGCCAGGTCAACGGGCTGGCCGCCGGGAACGCCGAGGGCAAGACGCACCTCAAAGTGTTCGGTGAGACAGGCTGAcgacacgctctctctctctgtgtgtgtatgtgtgtgtgtgtgtcagacaaaACATCGTTTTGATGCTTCTGTTTCTTTCGTGCATTTACTCACCAAACTCAACGTGTTAATGATTCAGCTCCACCCGAGGCTCCGGTGATCGAGGGTGTCCTTCCTGGAATATCCATCACCAGTGAGGTTCCGTCCAAGGTgggtcccctttttttttcattcgtgATCGGCCaaagcgatgatgatgatgtgtgcaGAGTGTTTGTCGACCCACttcaatacaataaatattcGTCGATCTCGTGGTCCTCGCAGGTTGCATCGTGTGAGGCTCGCAACGGCTTCCCTAAACCCAACATCACGTGGTACAGGGACGGCGTGCCACTGGTGCCTACACTGGGCTGTAAGTGCAAACAGGACATGTCCCATTGTGTCCATCTCACAGGGGGCCGCAATGTAACTCTCTgtgttttgatttaatttaatttagacaaaatgtatatttgcatTTGATTAGTGCTTGAGAATGAATCTGTCCACTGTGGTTCATTGGCACGCGTCTTCTTTTCCAGACATCAACGTGCTGACCCTGGTGAGCCAGCGGTCCAGTGGCTTCATCTCTGTCGAGAGCACACTGGAGTACAAGGTCGTCAAGGAGGACAAGGACGCCCATTTCTCCTGTGAGGTCAGCTTCTTTGTCCCCGGAGCCATCAGGACAGTGGAGTCCAACAGCATCAACGTCACTGTTCACTGTAAGTTaacgtgcagcctttttatacAAATGCTGTGTTGGTGTCACAGCGGTTGTTGACTGGAGTTGTCCCAAAATTCCTGTCCTTGTCTTTGGGACACCCTACCACGACTAGTCCTACCTCAACACAGTGTTTCCTCTGCTCTGACAAAGTCAACGAAATAAATGTACTTCCTCCTCAGATTTTCtcttaaaaaaggtaatttcctttcTTTATGTGAAAGgaataaatcacacaaaaacaatataaattgCATATAGTGCCCACCTCCCAAGGCTCTACTGTTGTTCTCTCAAAAGATGCACTGATGCACTTTTTTGGCTCGCTACGGACCTTCGTAACACTATTCCACAAACTTTTTCGGTGCCACCACATAGGATTAGTTACATATATGTAGCTATGTGGAAGGAGGGCATAGCAAAATAAGAATGTCATTGTACAGAGAATTCTTGCCTTGGTCGTACCAGTGACCTGATTTGTGCAGGTCTCAAGCCCTGAACTTCTCAAGGTCAATGCCTAATCGTGACCAATGGTTTCTGCCTCAACCAGCTGCAATGCAGCGGAATTTCCTAATTATGTGTTATCAATGTTTCATTAATCTCTCTTTAAATGTTGATTGCTGAAATGGccttttaaatcctttttattGACAGTAATGCTAATGTTAACACtctctcattttcttttatttttaagcttTGGCAGACGCAGCCTAGCACAGTCTGTGCTGTCAGCGTTATGGAAATGGCCTTGTAGACAGACGACAGCAGCCCGCTAAAGAAAAGCCTAAGCCTAATTcgattgtgtgtatgtgtgtccagACCCCACCACCATGGTAGAGCTGTGGAAGCAGTCGCCGCAGGGCTTGGTCAAAGAGGGGGATACTGTGGAGCTGCGTTGCCAGGGCGACGGCAACCCCCCGCCGTCCTTCGTTTTCAACAGAGAACAAGTAAGAATAGGAGGCATTTTCTCACCCTTAAAAGTCCCCGAGAGAGAGAATGGGTGACATGCTGTAGACATGTAGGGAATGTTTTTGATATGCAGAGCTCACAGGGCCCCCCCGTGTCGACATGAGCTCCGTcgggccctgcccccccccccccccccccctgcagatccAGGCCCGggtccgagacccggaggccacGCCGGCGGGGCTCTTGGGTAGGACTCATTCCCATGTCAGACACTCGTCTATTGTACGCGTGGACGACACCGAAACTCAGCTGACTGGCTTCTTATAGGTTTACTAACTAGACAGCCAGGGGTAACTGGTTAGCGGCTTAAAACATTAAAGGAAAATTCTTGCAATCTAGGTTTTATTGTAATACTTTTAGGCGTCATTTTATGACAAAATATTAACTTATTTACTGTTGAGACACGAAGCAATTGACAtgttagaagaagaaaaacattttaaagtcatttcTGAAATCCACTTTGTAGTTTCACTCGAACAATCTAATCTATTTGTGttggcttttatttttactttcacgTAAGTGATGCTACGGTTAAACATTTAGGATTTGTTTTCATTCCGTCCGGATCCCTGCACTTGGGTTTTCTCGACCTAATGGGCTCTAATGTAAATCGCGGGCGGCCCGTCGTAGCTGGTGCCTTCAAGAGGTAAAGTGCTCCCATGCTGCCACGATGGCCCAAAACTATGAACATATTATGTTCAATTCTTTAAGCTTCAGTGGCCTCTGACATCAAGCTATCAGATTGTGACAgcatttatttaacaaagtcaAAAGTGATGTGTCCGTGTACTGTATGTTTGTAAAAGCTGTCTTTAAACTGGAAAGCAGCTTTCTGAGCTTGTGTGATCTCGCACCAAGAAGACTTGGCAACAGATTGAAGTTAGGATTAGTCACCGGTTTTCCACCCACAAACTCTCTTTCCACCAAAGAAACTGAAGGAACTCAGTCATCACATCTGTGTAACTGTCCCCAATAGGAATAAACTAGTTGCTAATTTCCACTTCCCCTGTAAACGGTCCTTTTAACTCAATAAGAACATCTGTTGCAAAAGCCTCTATGGTGGCTTTCACATCATCACAAGATTTGGATTACAAATGAGAGTATTTGTTGCAGGAGCTGGACGTGGACCTGGAGAGCAATCAAGCGGATGTGTTGAAGCTCTCACCGGTGTCGCGGCAAGACAGTGGCATCTACCAGTGTCGGCCTCTGAACCACGACGACATCACCGAGGTCAAAGGAGAAGTGCAGCTCACTGTGCACTGTGAGGAAccatcacacatgcacactggaAAACACGTGTCACCCCCTTTTCGCCCagtcgttatgctaagctaaacacAATCTGGCTCCAGCTCTGTACTTAATGCCCTAAGCCTGATGTAATCTTACCTCAAAGGGAGCAAACTTTGaactcattccccccccccctccccagattTGGACCCAGCCGTGGTGGTTCCTAAAGACTCAGAGTTCATGCTCAAAGGAGAAGATCTGACTGCGACCTGCAAcgctctctcctcccttcaAACAGCCACTGTGTGGTATAAGGTACGTAGACATTAGACCGCTGAGACGACATTTAAGATATTCCAGGCCACACCACTGACcgattgcgtgtgtgtgtttgtgtgtgtgtgtgtgtgtgtgtgtgtgtgtgtgggtgcctAGAATGGGAAGCAGGTGGGTAAGGGGAACACGTTGCACCTGAAGGACGCCGACTATGAAACAGCAGGAGAGTACATATGCGAGGTGACCGTTCCCTCCCTGCCCGCCCTGCACACCAGCGGCTCCGTGCACATCATCGTCCAAGGTCAGTCCGTAGCCCTGCGGTGGTTTGGTGCTGAATGCGTGGCCACGGTTCTTGttgaaggtctttttttttggagttgtgGAATGCAGTGACTGAGAGCAGAGAGCTCTGATTTGAAGCTGATGTGCCTCAGTCGGTCAGTCATATTAGGTTTGGGTTATGagctgtcttttttcttttttttttaaatgaaaaggtcTACCAGGAAA
Encoded proteins:
- the mcama gene encoding cell surface glycoprotein MUC18: MALLRGTLPTFFLHLCLLHCSAWAKVELTMHEAVEVYAGDSAQIPCQYNFTHADNEPSFVMIQWFVKAAGNSARTRIFYGDGSQHIVDNNTDYSGRVAVTSDRRGTRLAIQDVQLRDEREFLCQVNGLAAGNAEGKTHLKVFAPPEAPVIEGVLPGISITSEVPSKVASCEARNGFPKPNITWYRDGVPLVPTLGYINVLTLVSQRSSGFISVESTLEYKVVKEDKDAHFSCEVSFFVPGAIRTVESNSINVTVHYPTTMVELWKQSPQGLVKEGDTVELRCQGDGNPPPSFVFNREQELDVDLESNQADVLKLSPVSRQDSGIYQCRPLNHDDITEVKGEVQLTVHYLDPAVVVPKDSEFMLKGEDLTATCNALSSLQTATVWYKNGKQVGKGNTLHLKDADYETAGEYICEVTVPSLPALHTSGSVHIIVQGSPQLAGGEQEVRLEEATGRIVNLSCEARGHPPPSISWVIVGTQIWNEVVSKPNEHVTHSVVSVKVTSDISASCNASNDMGTEVKAFSVKAIPRFTSAAPFSPAEGSGVIIVVIILCLLLLAILGSVLYFLHKKGKISCGRSGKQEITKEKTTKDDIVVEMKTNTKNEEAVLLKAVNGDKKGPNEQ